CGAGGCGGCGCGGCAGGCGGAATTGGATGCTTATCCGGACGATCCGGAGATCTCCTGGAAGGTTCTGCAGGATGAACTCGCCAAGTTCATCCGGGCGCTGCCGCCCAGCCGGGATCCGGAAGTGGTTCCTTTTGTAGCCCCCGAACACCACCGCACCCCGCGCAGGTTGCCGGGGGCGCGTGGCCATGGCTTCCGGGGGCTGGACCATCCGCACCCGTAACAGCAGCGGATGCTGGGGCCGGCGAGCGGGGACCAGCTGCGAGGGGTGGCAGCAAGAGCCAGGAGCACGGTGAAGGGCAGGGCTTCGTGGCCCTGCCCTTCATTTGCGTGTTTATCAGCTGTTGTCCTGGTCCTCGTTCGCCTGGGCCCCGGTGGTGTCGTTGTTGTCCAGCAGCCCACGCTGGGCCAGATCCGCCGCTTCTGACGCTTCGGCCGGCAGCGGATCCGTCGCCGGCGGAACGTCACTGGGCGCATAGTCCGCAAGGCCTGCTGCAACCCGCTCCTGTTCGGCTGCTGCCGCGTAGGCGTCGTCGTCAATGTCCTCCGGCATTTTGCCGTGTCCTGTCCGCGTGGGATTCGGCAACGCATCCTCTTCGGGGATGATCACGCCGCCAGGGGCAAGGTCCTCGTTGTCATTTCCCGTTGCCATGATGTTCCTTCCTGTCGGTTCGTTTGCTGCAGGGGTGGATAACTTACGACGACGGAACCGCCGGCCCAGTGGACCATCGCAGCAGGGCTGCCACATCGGCCCCGTCTGCCAGGACCCCGCCCGGGACGAGCAGGACGCGCGCGTCGGTCAGCGCGGCCGCCCGCAGCAGTGCTGCCGGGGCCGGGACCTTGCCCAGCACCTTGGCCCCAAGGGACTCCTCCTCCGCGGTGGCAATCCACGGCTCGGCGTCAAGTGCCAGCAGCGTCCGCTCCGAGAGGGCGCCGTCATCCAGGATCAGCACCTCCACCTGGGCTTGCTGAAGCGCGTGGACCACAGCCCCGATGCCGGTGGCGGATTCAGGGTTGGCCTGGCCTTCCTGCATGGCCAGCCGGTCCATGATGTCCTGCTGCTCGGCAGCCCACTGTTCAGCGACCCGCTGGTTTACCTGGTCTTCAAGGAGGCCCTGGTCAGCGCCCGCTGTGTGCGTGTGGGAATCGACCATCGACACCAATGCCTGGGTGGCCTTGGAGAGTTGCTCCTGCACCAGCCTCCGTGCATGGATGTCACCGGCAAGGACTACCAGCCGTGCGCCGCTGTTGCCCACCACGCGGTCGATCTCCTCGGCCACCTGGTCCGCGTTGCGGCGCCACACATCCTCGGTGTGGTGCTGAAAGCGAAGGTGGGCCCAGCCCCCGCCCTGAAACTTCTTGATGTGCTGGTTGTCGCCCTGGACTTCCTCGGTGCTCGCCGGAGCGCCGGCTCCCGCGTAGTACAGCCGGATCTCGCCGTGTTCCCGGCTGACTTCCGCAACGACGTAGGGGAACTCCTCCGGCCGGTGTTTTACCAGCGGCAGGAGGTCGGGAAGGGGATCCACCGAAATCCGTTCCGGCAGCACACGCTCGCCCGGCAGCACCTCGTTGATCTCAACGTTTCCCTGGTGGACCAGGACGAACCGGGACACGGGGGAAGGGATGCCTGCCTCAGGCCGCAGTGCCTGTTCCACCGCATCAAGGTCAGCCGCGGAGGCTCCCTGCGCTTCCAGCGCGGCGCGGACATTGCCGGGCCGCACGTCGCCCGCTTCCAGGCTGTCCACAGTGCCTGTCCCCGCGTCCACATAGGCGGTGCACCAGGGGCCCGGGAGCCGGTACCGGTCCGCGTGCTCCTTCAGGCTTGTGGTCACTGTTCCTCCTCCTCGTCGCTGATGGCATCGGGGGAAGCGACCGGATTCAGGGCTTCCTGGACTTCAGCAGGATCCGTGTCGTCGGGGAAGGGTTCGGTCTCGCGCCATTCCTCCGCGTGGGGCGGTTGGTTTGCGTGGACCGCACCCTGGGTTTCGTGCTTCATCTGGTCATCCAGATTGGAGCCGTGTTTGGTGTTGCCGCGTTCAGCCATGACGATCTCCTTCGCTCAGTGAATTTAGTATCACAGGCTTACTAGTTCGTCATTTCACCGTAGCACCAGGACGCGGCCGTCAAAAGGGGCAGTGCTGGGGATCTCGCTCAGGCTGCGCAGGCATCCTTCAGGGCCTGGACAGACTCGGACGGCACCTGGTCTCCGGCCTCCGCAATTTCACCCAACGGCGTCGTAATTTCAGTGGGGACGCCCGCGGTGCGGGCGGCCGACACGAGCCCGCCGAGGGCCCGTTTGTCCTCCACGCTGACCAGTCCATCCTGGACCACGGCGCAAATCTGCCGGTTCACTTCCTCCGCGGCTGCCGTGGCCACCTTCGAAGCGGCGTCACTGGCCGCATTCCCGGCGGCTTCCTCGACGGCCCCGCAGCCGGCCAGCAGCAGCATCAGGGGGACGGCGGACAGGGCGGCAAGGCGGCGGTTCATGGTTCCACCCTAACAATCCGCGGCCCCTGGGCTGTTAGCGGGCGCTCGCCGCCGGGACGCCGAGGATGGTGTCCAGGAGCCCGTTGCGGAACTTGCCCTCGGGGTCGTGGGAAGAGGCAAGGGACCGGAATCCGGCGAAGCGAGGGTACAGGGTCTCCCAATCGTGGCCGGCCGGGGAGAAGAGCTTGCCCCAGTGCGGCCGGGCACCGAAGGGCCGGAGCAGGTCCTCGAGTTCCGGGAGGAGTGCTTCCACCTCGGGCTGAAGCGGCTTCCAGGTGAAATGCAGCGCCACGCTCTGCTGCCGGTAGAAGGGGCTCAGCCAGAATTCGTCCGCGGCACCCGTACGGATTTCCGAGACAAACAGCAGGGGCGCCAGCCTGTCCGCCAGACCGCGGACTGCCTGAAGCGCCGCCGGCGCGTGCCCCAGCGGCAGGATGAACTCGCTCTGGAGCTCCTCGCCCTTGCTGGGAGTGAACTCGTGCCGGAAATGCGCCAGCCGGTCCAGCCATTGCCCCGGCTCGTCCAGCTGGAGGGTGCAGTTCTCCGCCGACATGTCCGGCAGCGGGTGACGGGCGCGCGTGGCTGCCGTGGCGCCGAAGAGATTCGCCAGCGGAGGCTCCGTGTCCAGTGCCTTTAGCCATACCTGGCTGATCGTTTCGCCTGCATAGTCCGTGAACAGACTCACGCTGTAGGCGCTGGACATGATCTCCGGGAAGGCTGCCAGCGCCCGGTCCCACGGCAGGTTCTCCAGGACGCGCTGGCGCATCTGGAAACTGGGCTGGACGGTCAGTTCGAGTCCGGTCACAATGCCCAAAGCGCCCAGGCCCACCACGCTGGCCAGGAACTCGTCCCCGTCCGCCCGGGTAAGGGTGACCAGTTCGCCTGAGGGCCGGACCAGGTCGATGGACTCGACGGCGCCGGCGAGCGAGGGGTTGTTCACCCCGGAACCGTGGGTTCCCGTTTGTACTGCCCCTGCCACCGAGATGTGGGGCAGTGACGCCAGGTTGTGGATGGCCATGCCGGATTGCTCCAGCCTGCGGCACAAGGCCCCGTAGCTGACGCCCCCGCTGACCTTGACAGTGCTGCGTTCCGGGTCAACGACGATCTGCTGCGGCAGGGCATCGAGCAGCACATGCACCCCGTCGGTGTCCCCAACACGGTTGAAGGAGTGCCGGGATCCAAGGGCCTTCACCAGGGCTGCCCGCTCCACGATCCGCGACAGTTCCGCCACCGATTCAGGCCGCTCGATGAGGTTGGACGAGTATTCGAGGTTTCCTGCCCAGTTCTTCAATGAATCAGCTTTCCGGTGGGGGTGGGGTGGCTCACTCAACTGTCAGCGCTCACAATCGGCATGTCAAGCTGGCGCCACATGGCGTCGCGGCGCTTAGCAAACGGATTTCAGGGGCTGTTCCCCGCCTAATATCCATCGTTGTACATTGGGTTCATAACGCTTGCGGAAAATCCGCCCATGGGCTGG
This genomic interval from Arthrobacter sp. SLBN-100 contains the following:
- a CDS encoding baeRF2 domain-containing protein → MTTSLKEHADRYRLPGPWCTAYVDAGTGTVDSLEAGDVRPGNVRAALEAQGASAADLDAVEQALRPEAGIPSPVSRFVLVHQGNVEINEVLPGERVLPERISVDPLPDLLPLVKHRPEEFPYVVAEVSREHGEIRLYYAGAGAPASTEEVQGDNQHIKKFQGGGWAHLRFQHHTEDVWRRNADQVAEEIDRVVGNSGARLVVLAGDIHARRLVQEQLSKATQALVSMVDSHTHTAGADQGLLEDQVNQRVAEQWAAEQQDIMDRLAMQEGQANPESATGIGAVVHALQQAQVEVLILDDGALSERTLLALDAEPWIATAEEESLGAKVLGKVPAPAALLRAAALTDARVLLVPGGVLADGADVAALLRWSTGPAVPSS
- a CDS encoding D-arabinono-1,4-lactone oxidase, whose protein sequence is MKNWAGNLEYSSNLIERPESVAELSRIVERAALVKALGSRHSFNRVGDTDGVHVLLDALPQQIVVDPERSTVKVSGGVSYGALCRRLEQSGMAIHNLASLPHISVAGAVQTGTHGSGVNNPSLAGAVESIDLVRPSGELVTLTRADGDEFLASVVGLGALGIVTGLELTVQPSFQMRQRVLENLPWDRALAAFPEIMSSAYSVSLFTDYAGETISQVWLKALDTEPPLANLFGATAATRARHPLPDMSAENCTLQLDEPGQWLDRLAHFRHEFTPSKGEELQSEFILPLGHAPAALQAVRGLADRLAPLLFVSEIRTGAADEFWLSPFYRQQSVALHFTWKPLQPEVEALLPELEDLLRPFGARPHWGKLFSPAGHDWETLYPRFAGFRSLASSHDPEGKFRNGLLDTILGVPAASAR